One window of the Bos indicus x Bos taurus breed Angus x Brahman F1 hybrid chromosome 8, Bos_hybrid_MaternalHap_v2.0, whole genome shotgun sequence genome contains the following:
- the BARX1 gene encoding homeobox protein BarH-like 1 has translation MQRPGEPGAARFGPPEGCADHRPHRYRSFMIEEILTEPPGPKGAAPAAAAAAAGELLKFGVQALLAARPFHSHLAVLKAEQAAVFKFPLAPLGCSGLGSALLAAGPGLPGAAGAPHLPLELQLRGKLEAPGAGEPGTKAKKGRRSRTVFTELQLMGLEKRFEKQKYLSTPDRIDLAESLGLSQLQVKTWYQNRRMKWKKIVLQGGGLESPTKPKGRPKKNSIPTSEQLTEQERAKEAEKTVEAPGEASDRSHED, from the exons ATGCAGCGGCCGGGGGAGCCGGGCGCAGCGCGCTTCGGGCCGCCCGAGGGCTGCGCCGACCACCGGCCGCACCGCTACCGCAGCTTCATGATCGAGGAAATCCTCACTGAGCCTCCGGGGCCCAAGGGCGccgctcccgccgccgccgccgccgccgcgggcgAGCTGCTCAAGTTCGGCGTGCAGGCGCTACTGGCGGCGCGGCCCTTCCACAGCCACCTGG CCGTGCTGAAGGCCGAGCAGGCGGCGGTGTTTAAGTTCCCGCTGGCGCCGCTCGGCTGCTCCGGACTGGGCTCGGCGCTGCTGGCCGCGGGGCCTGGGCTCCCCGGCGCGGCGGGCGCTCCGCACCTGCCGCTGGAGCTGCAGCTTCGCGGGAAGCTGGAGGCGCCAGGCGCTGGGGAGCCGGGCACCAAGGCCAAGAAGGGGCGTCGGAGCCGCACCGTGTTCACCGAGCTGCAGCTGATGGGCCTAGAGAAACGCTTTGAGAAGCAGAAGTACCTCTCCACGCCGGACAG AATAGATCTCGCCGAGTCCCTGGGTCTGAGCCAGTTGCAAGTTAAGACGTGGTACCAGAATCGAAGGATGAAGTGGAAGAAAATA GTGCTACAGGGCGGCGGCCTGGAGTCTCCCACCAAGCCCAAGGGGAGGCCAAAGAAGAACTCCATCCCCACGAGCGAACAGCTGACGGAGCAGGAGCGCGCCAAGGAGGCGGAGAAGACGGTGGAAGCACCAGGCGAGGCCAGCGACCGGAGCCACGAGGACTGA